Genomic window (Chionomys nivalis chromosome 7, mChiNiv1.1, whole genome shotgun sequence):
CCCGTTCCTTACTCAGCTTCTGCTGTGTGAAATACTCGGCCCACTCTGCCGCCAGGCGCCGGCGCTCCTCCCCACACTTGTTCATGACTGACTTCTGCTCCTCTAGCAAGGCACTCTGTGTGGGGGCAGGAGGGGAGTGTGAGTGTCCTCAGGCAGGAATGGTGGGGTCAACAGCTGAGGGTGGAGCTGGACTCACCTtggctctctccagctcctccctctCCATGGAGAGTTGCTGGACCATgaccttcctctgctcctccaggCTGCGCTGTGCAGACTCTGCCTTGGACTTCTCAGCAGCCACCCGCCAGCGTTCCTGCAAGGCCCAGGACAGAGCTGAGGGTTGGCTCCCTACTCTAGGAGCAGGCCAGACTGTTCCAAAAGAGTTGGGCAAATCTGGCTTCTCTCAGGCTAAGTCATAAACCCCTCATTTCCAAAGAAACACGAAGTGACAGGTGCTTGGGAGGTACTGCCCAGGTCTAGCTCCTGCAGTTCTGAGTTAGGAGGCTCCAGTAACTCGGTCAGACTGCACCACAGGGAAGGTTCAGGAGTGCCCTGCCCTGAACCGCCAGGTCTGACCCATTACCTATCAGTCATACATGTTGGGAACCCACCGTTTCTGTAAGCGTGAGGGGAGAAGCTCAGCAAGTTTAGTCTTCCTTAAAGACTAAAGTGTAGGGACTAGAaccatggctcagcagttaagagcactgactgctcttccaggggactggtcagttcccagtaccccagaacagctcacaaccatctgtaactccagttccagaggatatgatgttctcttctggcctccaaatgcaaaacacccacacacattaaaaatgaaacaaagcagctaggtggtggtggcgcacgcctttaatcccagcagagacaggcggatttctgtgagttcgaggccagcctggtctacaagagctagttctaggacaggctccaaagctacaaagaaaccctgtctcgaaaaaccaaaaaaaaaaataaaataaaataaaagaagaccgAAGCTCACTTTCATCTATGAATGACATGTAGGGTTGTCACATAAGGGGTTAACTGACATTTAGTCAAGAGTTTCCATCCCAGTGTCACAGGGGTGATGTGACAGATCTGAGTGACCGGAGGAAGAGAGAAGTACAGTGATGGTGGAGGGCTCTGCAGGGTGGCTTGAGCAGGTGTTGGGGGACCCAGCGTAGGGCTGaacacagaagaggaagagacaggaagaacaaGCCTTGGCCACTGCCTGCTTGAGTGGAGGAGAGAATGGTTACGCATGGGTGTGACCTATTGGCTAGAGTCAAATCAGAGTGGCTGAGCTCATCACAGGCGGCCCTGGTCTGAAGACTTCCTGTACACCAGGACAGCCTCACCTGTTCCAGGAGCCGGCTCTGCTCACTCAGGCGCACCTCCATCTTCCCAATGACCTCCTGGAGTCGGCTGCGCTCTTCCTCCATGTCTCGCTGCTGCCGGCCCAGCCGCTCCTGCAGAGCTGGGGGCAATACACAGGGTGCTCACTGACTGCCGTCCTTCCTAACATGGGAGTCTTAGTTACAGAGAGGGGCTACCTCGCAACTGCTCATCCTGCTGCCGGATCCCCAGCTCCCGTTCCTGTGAAGTGGTGAGGTGTGAGGCCTCCACGCGGGAGGACAGCACATTCAAGCTGCTGGAAAATTTCTCCATCTGCTCAATGATGCCATTCAGGGACCTGAAGGATTATCAGGGCATCTCATCCGGGGCACGCCCAGGACACCAGGCCCAACCAATCCCTTGGGCAAGCAGCACCAGGTAGCACACATACCGAGTATGGGAGGTGGCACTGGTGACAGCATCGATTTCTTGGTCCTTCAGCATCTTTAACCTCTGTAGTTGGTGCTCGTGGTCCTTGCGCATCTCCAGGATGGATGCCCTGAGGGGATGGCAGCAGAGGCCAGGAAGGCCAAGGGTCACTGTGAGCAGGGCCACAGATGACACCAGAGACCATGAAAGGAACATGCCTCTGagcaccacctcctcctcttcctccttcaggCAGAGcctcagtgcctcagtttcctggctCTTCTGTCTCATCTCTCATGGCTTCCATGCCATGTGCACATCCACCCTGCTGCTCAGCAAAGGATCCCTTTCACAGCGCAGGAGGAAGCTATGTGCCTAGCCCTCTGTGCTCGCCCATGGGCTGCTCTGCCCTCCAGAGTCTTTTCTTAGTTCCATTCCCATCCAGAGAGCCTCAATGCATGACTTTTCAGACCCTCCCATTCCAGCGGAGTGGGTGGAACCCTACCCATGAGAGGCAATGGATTGGTGTGCTCAGCCTTGAGCCTCCATCTCAATGGGCTGAAGGGAAGGGCAAGCTTATGTACAGCTGTAGAGCCATACTGTGGTCTCTTGGGCACTGCTGTCTGCCGGCCAATCCTCATAAGCCTACCCCCAGCCCCTGCCCATCCTCTTGTCAGTCCTGCAAGGCCACTCCCTAGTCTCCTTACTGCTGCAGCTCCCGAAGTCGTGCCACCTCCTGGTCCTTCTCCTGCGCAGCCAGGGCCAATTGCCGCTGGTGCTGGGCTATGAGCTCAGCCCTGGCCTGCTCAGCTTCCCGGCAGTATGACGCATGCTGAGCTGACAGCGACTCCTTCTCTCTGCGGAGCTGCTCCTCCCGCTGCTGGTAGGATGCTTCTAGTACCTTGACACGGCTTCTGTCAACAGAACACCCACCTAGAGGGTCTCACGGAGCACACTGACATGATCCTGGGGCCCAGGGAGATCTGAACATGAGCTCGGGCAGCCCCCAAGACTGGAGACAGTGGATACCTGTGCGCATCTTCAATGAGCTCCAGGTCGGCCTGGTGCCGCTGCTGCAAACTCTCCAGCAGCATGCTGTGCTGGGTCCGCTCCAGCTCCAACTTCCGCACCTGGGCACGGGTGAAGCGAGGGTAGTAGGGACCTTCAAGTAGCCAATTCCACATTTTGTGCATtcagcccctcctccctcctggtGATGCTTCCAACTGCTTCCCAGGACAGTGGCCCTCACTGCCCTTCAGCTCTCACCTGGGCCTCCAGCTTGGCCAGCTTGGTCTGGCTCTGCAGCAGCTCAACCTGAAGCTGGGCAGTGCTGCTTGGGAACTGCCCTTGGGCAGCCAGGAGTTGCTTCTGGTATCCTGAGCCTGGCAGCAGACTTTGCATCACAGACTCCGGGAGCAGGGGCTGTGGGAGAGGATAAAAGCTGTTCCAACCACAAGCCGACAGGCCTCTTGCTGAGCTCCTCCGCCTCCACACCCGGAACTCTTGGCCATCCTTTAAGGTAGCTAGAGACCAGAGTTCTAGCAGGACAGGATCTTGGCGAGTTCTAGGCCTTGGCCTTGCAAGGAAGTCATCAGAGCTCTGGTCAACAAACAGAGCAGCCTCCCTCCCCAAGGACATCCTCCTCAGTGAGGAGCCATTGCTAGCCTGAGAGAAACAAATGGCTCAGTTATGACAGTAGCTTCTGACCTGGCCCTTTAGGTCGGGCCAATAGGCCTAGGTGACAGTTGGTTGCAGTCAGGTCCCTTCAGGGACTTACTCCTGGCTGTCCTACCTCCCAGGCCCAGTGATGCGGTGAGAAGATGCAGAGATGGGGATGTCTTACAGTACAACAACAGGGCAGCTGTAGTCAGGGGCTGGCCTACTTGGAACTATAGCCCAggcctgacctcaaacttgatTTTCTACCTTAGTCTTCTAGTCCAGGTGTTTGTGTGAGATGGAACATGGTGGTGCTTTGAGTGATactgtcccccataggctcatgtttgaatacttggtccctggtCAGTGGAACTGTATGGGAAGGAtttaggtatggccttgttggagtagatgtgaccttgttgaaggagatAGGTcactagaggtgggctttgaagcccatgccaggcccagcaTCTCTTTCTCTGGTTCTGCTGTCTAAGGATCAgaattattcttttctcttttttttttagtactggggactgaaccctggGTATTGCACACGCCAGGCAAGCTTCCTCTAGAGAGCAACCCTCACCCCTCTTGAATCCAGGATGggttggaactcactatatagctttaGGTCAACCTCAAACATGTGGtactcttcctgtctcagcctcctgagtacaaCTGAGTACAATGCCAAGTCTGTACTAATGCCTTCTCAGGGGAACATCCCAAGCTGCTCCTGCACAGCAGCCAGCTCCAGTTCCCTACTGATGCTGGCAGTTACAGCCAACTGCAGTCGGGAGTAGAGAGGCTAATGAGGAACATCAGGGCGAGTGGGCAATGGCCTACTGGATATATGGGATATATTCTAGCAGAATGTCAAAGTCCAGCTCCTGGAGCAGGGGAGAATTGTTCTCTGGGCCCAAGACCTATACCTGTTTGTCCACCTTCCCTACCTGGACAGGCACAGAGAGCCCCGTGCGGTCCTGGGAATGTGGAACATAAACTGCAGGCTCTGAAAATTTGacaacagagaaaagagaagaaggttCAGAGGACTGCGGAGCCAGGGGCATCTGGGAAGAGTCCCTGTCACTCATCTTCCAGAGTGCCCAAAGGAGCTCAAGGTATCTCTTCCTCACCCACGGCTAAACtccaaagaaggaaacaaaccTCTGCTAGAGAAGtccccagaggcagaggccattCCCGTCTTGGGGTCACCGACAGGGAGGACAGTAGTGGCTGGGCTCCAACTCATGGCGGATCTGGGGACAAAGACGAGAGCACATTGATCGGCTTCTGTGTCAGACAGAAGTAGAGAaggggaagcaaagaaaaacactgGATTCAAATACTGGGTGAAAAGGTCTCAGGGCTGGTACTCTACTGGACCGAAAGATCGGCTGCACTGGTGGCTTGGTAAAGGAGGTGGTATGTGCCCTCAGACATCTCTGTCATCTAGGCATAGACGTGGAACAAGACAGAGTCAGCAAGCCACCTTGGGTCCCAGCACAGTCATCATCTATCCAGGAAAGGAGGCCTGGGCTGGCCCCGTTACCCTCACGCCCTCCCGGCCCTGTCTCTGGACATACCCTGTGACGCCAGGCCTGACAGCTGCAATCCCTTGTGTAGCTGCTCCCGAGGCTTCTCCAGCAGCGGGCTGCTCAAGGGCCTGAGTGCTTGCAACAGGTTGGCTGAGGAAAGTCCATATTAAAGGTGAAGGCTCATGGTAAGCTACAGGAAGACAGCCTCAGACATGCCCCTAGCATGAAGCTTACGCCAGTCCTCTTCTCCCGCCTCTGGACTGTGTTCTAGGCTGGGCTCCTGGAGTTTGTGGGCCTGCTGCCCACCTCGGCATCCATTGATCGCAGCACCCAGGAGCATGTCGCACACACTGGAGCTGAGTTCAAGCTCAAGTGCTGCCAtccttcatttctctttgttCAGTCTTGGACTCTAGTGCGGCTCAATCGCTCCTCCCCACAGCTAACCCTTGGATGACTCTCTTCTATTAGCTCCTCTTCTTTCTTGGCTCTCCAATATCCGGTCACTGTCAAAACTGCTCTCCCCCAACACACCAGCTCTAGGATGTCTAGGACACGGTGTTGGTGTTCCAAGACTCTCACAAAGTCACACAATCTCCCCTGCTTGGTTCTGGTTGCAAGGTTTGTCACTGTTTCCTCTGGACTTGGCCTTGTCAGCCCCTTTCCCTTCCCGCCTACAGGGGTCACTCACTCCCCAGCCTCGCTGGACAGCCATTCTATCGTTCTCAGGGGCTGCCTCTCAGCTTCCACATTTACTCGAATGCTTCCAAGAGGATACAGGAAGCTTAATTCATACATGCATTAGCCACTTTTAACGAGCTGACAGAAACACCTACATTTGGCACAGTGTTTAACTGGTACTGTGGACAAGGCTTCAGCTCAGACAAACAGACAGTGAATCCTGCTACCTCAAAACATCCTCTGgccggggggtggtggcgcacgcctttaatcccagcactcgggaggcagaggcaggcggatctctgtgagttcgaggccagcctggtctacaagagctagttccaggacaggaaccaaaagctacggagaaaccctgtctcggaaaaaaaaaaaaatcctctgttttgttttgcctaaTCCAGTCAGTACCTGTTCCCACAGCAGTCAGGGCATGGGTGTCACCAGCACCTGGCCTCTCTGTCCACATTTGGGCAGCAAAGCGGAGCTGGCATCAGTGCCCACAATAGTATCTCTAACAGAGGATGACAGGTAAGGTGGGCAAAGCTAGCCCCTCAGACCTTGCCAAATCCTTTCCACCAACCATGGTGGCCCATGCCCATACCTGCTAGAAGGGGTCTGACCCGATGATCCCAATGAGTTCAGGCTCTTAGAGGGCGCAGCATGCTCCTCTCTGGCTAGACCGTGGGATTTCTTCTGAGAAATGACATGGCTCAGCCAGTCGTCGTCCTTCTCCTCAGAGGTTTTCGGTGAGGCCTGGCTGGCTTTGGTAGAGGGCCTCGCACCCTTGGCTGCTGGTTTCGTGGCTGAGGGCAGTCCAGCTGGCACAGAGTGTGGCTCTGGGGCTGAGTGCTGGTTTGTAGTGGGGGCTAGAGATGGTGTCAAAATGGCTGAGTCTTCTTGTTGAGCCTTTTGAACAGGAGAAGGATCATCATCCTTAAGGGCCAGGTCATCATCCTTAAGGCCTAACCAGTCGGCTCCTCCTCTCCTGGGGTGGATGGGGCTGGAAGCAGGGGGAGGGCTCTGTTTGAAGCTAGGTTCTCCCTTAAGGTCTGAGCCACCTTCTCCCAAGAACCTGCTTCAAAACAGAGAAGAGAGTGTGGGACAGGGGAGGAAGTCCAGCCCATTACCCATTACCCCCTATAAGCTTTACTCTTTGCTGTTGAGGGGGCGCATATCTGGCCCATAGCAAACTGGGCttagtggttcacacctgtaatcccagcactcaggaggccgtgGCAGGACTGCTGTAAGTACaaagctagcctgtgctacaaaGACTGTGTCAGAACAGTGTGAACAACAGTGAACATCCCACAGCAGCTGGAAGTGAGGTTCAGCTGGCAGACGGCAGGTCTGCCATATACTAAGCTCATCTGTAGTACCACAGCCGACCAGGATGGAGGCGTACACCTGCTGTCCCAGCATTCTGcccagtgaaggcaggaggataaagGCAACGTCATCTTTGACTACACAGGGAACTCCCtttagaggccagcctgtctcaacaacaaaaagggctagagagacaggTCAGTTGTCAtataagcacgaggacctgagctcaggggatctgacatcctcctaTGGCCTCCTGAAGCACCAGGTACAtgcatagtgcacagacatatatgcagacaaaacattcatatacacaaaaacaaaaaataaatccttttaaaacaaaaacatgccgggtgatggtggcgcacgcctttaatcccagcactcgggaggcagaggcaggcggatctctgtgagttcgagaccagcctggtctacagagctagttccaggacaggctccaaaaccacagagaaaccctgtctcaaaaaaccaaaaaaaacaaaacaaaaacaaaaacatatacttGGAGGAAGATTACAAATTCCGGAAAGTTGGTTGCTGGTCTATTCTGCTGCAAATGAGAGTGTGTGCTATGAGGACAAGGCCAATGGCAGGGCTCCTGGAAGGCGCGGAGGAGCCCCACTGCTGACTCGGGTGGTGGTTGTATAGTCCTTGGGCCATGACACAACAGCCTTTCACGACACTCAGGGCGTCAGCAGAAGCAAgcccacttcctccttccctgctgAGGGGCTCAGGGCTTAGGACAGCCAGTCGACGCCCGCACTGTTGGGAGTTCCTAGCTTCCCTCTCCCATTGGCACCTGCAGACTTATGTCTGTTGGGTGGATGGGGAAGGCTACAGGGACAGGCCTGTGCCCAAGGCTGACCTCCCTGAGTCTCCACTTACCTGACCGACTGTCGGCGAGACTGCCTGCCCTCAGAGGAGGCTACAGTGGGCTGGTAAGCCCCAAAGGTGAGGATCTCATCATCCCAGCTGTCTTCTTTGTCTGTAAATTAAAGGGCATGAACATGATCTAGAACATGGAAAGCCAAACTTTTTACAGGATctggcaaatgctctaccactgggtGACATCTTCAGACCGAGGGAAGTCAGCTGAATGAGTGGAGGCCAATCAAACAGCAGCTATAGAAAGCAGCAGAGCGTTAGACCACCTATGGGTAAGCTATCTCATGACACAGCTGTCTCTGTGACAGAGAGTTCAGAATGTGTGTTCTGAAGGGAAGCTCTTGTTAAATATGTGGTTTGAGCTGAATACAGTGGCTcccacctttaagcccagcacttgggtagAGGATTATTATGAATTTGAAGCTAGTCTAGAGTaatacactgtctcaaaagagaggaaaaaactgggtacagtagcacacaccttcaatctcaaCATGTGacaaggcagaagcaagcagattcctgtgagttcatggccaccctggtctacacagtgagttccaggccagccaggaactatatagagaaaccctatctcaaaaaaacaaaccaacaacccccccacaaaaaaaacatgggatgtgggggagacagagagagaacagcaaCCTTGCAGCCAGTACAGactccccccccctcctccaGGCGTCCTCACCCTTTGGCTTCTGATACTTCTTGTCTAGCTTGAACTCTTTGTGCTCCCCAGCGCCTGGACGAGCAAGGAGCTTGGCAGCTGTGCCTCGCCCCAGCAGTTCATCCAGCTTCGAGCGAGCAGGAAGGGGCCCTTCCCTGTGGGACAGGTATGGAAGGACCGTGCCATGACATGGGGCTCCCATGTTGCTGCAACCTTTGAGCTTTTCCCTGGCCAGGGACTCCCTACTTCATAACGATTCTTACTGGTCTCCggtcttcttcctctctgctttggGGCTGTCTTCAAAACCCAGGGTGGTCATGATGTCGTCCCCTTCGTCAAACAGCAATTCTTTCTTCCGGATAGGAGTATCCCCAGGAGTCAGAGGAACAGAAGGAcctaagaaagaaaagcagggcCCAATGCTTGGTGACCgaagggggttggggggagacaACCATTTGCACTTGTCTGGTTTGTTCAGGGACCCTGACTCTGACCCCACCCCAGATCACACATTCACCACCCTAGTCCTAGAGCCTGCCCTGCCGAGGTCTGGGCTCTGTACTAGAAAGCCGCCATGACTCTGCCCACCCTGGGACCATAAGTAGGCCTCTCCTACCTTGGCTTGCTGCCATGCTGGGGCTCTTGGAAGCAGGCTTACTCTCCACTATGGGTGGCTTCTTGGCagtttcttcctcctcatcaGAGAGAAGTCCCGCCAAGGGGTCTTCAAAGTCTCATGgccagaaacaaagacaaaggtCAGACTGCTGTCTTTTGCTTAGGTAAGCCAAGCCGGAAGCTGCCACAGTGGGGTCTATGGGGCAGGGTAGGTGCAGAGGGGCTTAAGCAAGGCATAGGGAGTTGAGTGAACCCTGGGACTCCTAGAAATGTCCCTAAGGCATGAATCCATTCATAAATTCATAAAAATCCTTCGCTTTGAAGCCTGGCTTCACAGTCTTTGTGAGTAAGTTCCTCAAACATCTTGGCTGCTAGCACAGTTAGTTCCTAATCATGACTAGCTCTCTGCTCCTCTGACACACAGAGACTGGGCCCTTCAGCAGCAGCATCTGGACTGCTCTCAAGCAAAGCAGTCCAGAAAAGGGGATGTGCGGCGGGAGAGACGAGATACcttcaaaggaaaacttcttgTACTGAAGCCCAAAGTTGCTAGAAGGGAGAGGTGGCTTCTTAGTAGCAATGGTGTCCCctacaggaagaagagagaaggcagtTGTAGAACCGAGTCTTTCTTGCCCAAGGTTTTCCCTGTATTGGAGCACCAGGGACAGCGGGCACTTTGTTCTGACAAACTGAGGTTCTTGGCTGTAAGCACAGCCATGGAGCAATCCATACACCTGCTTCTCACCAGGACCTCTGGGAGGGAGACATGATTGGAAGGtactcccacccctcaccaccaATCGCTGGCTCGGGGGATTCCCAAGCTGCGCCACACTTCTCCCTTTTGCAGTGAGTAAAACCCAGGAAGCCATGcagaggcaagtgctctatcactagGCCATATCTCAGCCCAGACTTTCCATTTTAGATAAAAATGACCCTCTAGCAGCTGTAAAAGAGGTGTGCTAGACAGTTTTAGTCAACCTGACTCAAGCtaaagttatctgagaggagggagctttaattaagaaaatgcttccaggggctggagagatggctcagaggttaagagcactgcctgctcttccaaaggtcctgagttcaattcccagcaaccacatggtggctcacaaccatctgtaatggggtctggtgccctctactggcctgcaggcatacacacagacagaatattgtatacataataaataaatattaaaaaaaaaaaaaaaaaaaaaaagaaaatgcttccataaagTTTGgttgcaggcaagcctgtagggcagtGTCCTCAACCATCCTAAtcctgcaaccctttaacacagttcctcgtgttgtggtgacccccgaccatagcattatttcattgctacttcacaactgtaattttgctactgttatcaaCTGTAAAGTAAATATGACACACAGGATGTCTGACATGTGACTCTTGTGAAAGACTCGTTTGACCACCAAAGGGGTCAGGACTCACAGGTTGAGACCCACTGTTAcagagcattttttaaattagtgattgatgggggaggatcCAGCCCgcagtgggtggtgccatccctggactggtggtcctgggttctataagaaagcaggctgagccagccatgaggagtgagccagtaagcagcacccctcccgtggactctgcatcagctcctgcctccaggatccttccCTGTTGAGTttcttcctgatttcttttgagatgaacagtgctgtggaagtgtgagccaagtaaacccttccctccccaagctgctttggtcatggcgaAGCTTCACAGCAGCAGTCACCCGGAGACAAGAAGAACAGAACAGACCTTTtccccacataaacacacacagttgGCTGCTTGGCCTCTCCATCCTAGGGACACTGGTGGTCTGAATGACAATGGctcccagaggctcatatatctGAACGCTTAGTAATCAGAGAGTGgtactgtttgaaaggattacaaAGAttaggaggtgatgtgggattcccctctgtgctggttaataaagaagctgctttgggcctattgcagtgcagaatagggcaaggtgcgAATCTAGGCACATAGGGGatgagaaagtaggcagagtcagggagaaggaaACAGATGTTGGAcgctggatggaaccttaccggtacgccacaaccacatggcaatgtagagattagaaaaaaaaaaaaaagaaagaaacaccaaaaaaaaaaaagtctgaaccAGACCCAGTCAGtgtctctatttctctgtctgtgggtcaggatgtagctctcagctacttcgcCAGCACCATGTGGGCCTccacactccctgccatgatgataatggaccaaacctctgaaattgtgagccaggctctaattaaatgttttctttttaagagttgccttggccccaggacaggctccaaagccacagagaaaccctgtctcgaaaaaccaaaaaaaaaaaaaaaaaaaaaagagttgccttggccatagtgtctcttcaaagcaatagaacagtgactaagacagcacAGAAAACTCACAGGACACAGAGCTAACTTCCACATACCTTTCTCATTAGCTGTTAATGTGTCAGCAGGCTTGGGATTGCTAGGCACTTCTTTCCCAGAACCCTTTGCAGGTCCTTTGCCAGAGGGTGGATGAGACTTCATCTGACCAAAGAGATCATCGTCCATGCTATCCAGGTCCTAGGACAGTAGGAGAGAAGCCTGATGTCTGGAAGGGGCTATGGTTTAGATGATACGAAAGTCTTGGCTTGGGGAGGTGGTATTAGGAAGTAGGGGCTTTGTAGGAGCCTCTGAGTCATTGGGGGCAGTGTCTTGAAAAGAACTCCAGAACCACATCCATCGTCTTCCTTTGCTGTGCTTCAAAATGTGGCCATGTGACCAATACAGTTCCCTGCTGCCATCTGCCACCCTCACCAGAGGCCAAACCAACTCCTGCTCCCAACTTCATCCCAAATTGGGCTAAAGAAATGTCCCTGGTGACGGAATGCTTTTCTGTGGCAGCACAGAGCTGACTGGTCTGGAAGGTGGAGGACGACAGGCTTGGGCACCCAGGGGagaggatgaaagaaagaaactgaggaaaccggtgagaaagaaaagaaaatggagccaAAGGCAGGCAGAGTGGGCGGGGTAGTGAGAGACACAAGTcaacacagacagagaaaaatggagaCAAGAAGAAAATGGATACAGAAATGCATAAAGAGCTCTACAAGTCTGCAGCCAAGAGCTCTGCCTTGACCTGGGGACCATGGCAGAACGAGACACAGTGCTGCTGGCTGTGAAAACAGAACAGAGGTGGCTGACACCCACAATTCTCTGAAGATTCagatttatttctagttttatctGATGAGAGGGAAGAGCTTTTGACAGGGAATCTGGGGAAAAGCACAGGAAAGGCAAGGAGCAGACTTTAGAGGACACTTTAACCCTGGTCTACTCCCCCAGGTGGTCCCAGCTAGGAAAGTCTGTGGTTCCTACTGGAGGCCTGTGGCAGACTTCCCAGGCTACAGATGCCCAGGGCTATACAGGAGAAGTTACAGGACTGGGAAGCCTTGACTTGACCTGCTGGGATCCCACACCCACCCCAGCCTTGAAGGGGGCGAAGCTGTTTGGCTACCTTCATGTTCTGCAAGAAGACCTGCGGGTCTGCATCTGAGACGCTGGAGACCTAGGCCACAGGTAAAGACACAGCGAAACCAGCGTCAGTCAGGGACCAGCAGGCTTGGGGGTTCCCAGTCCTAATCACCTTGCTTTTGCTCAGCAGGGGCAGAAAGCTTAACTGATGAGGCATAAACAGGAGGGTCTCTTGCTCCACAATCTCCAGGGATCAGCTCTTTGAAGTCAAACCTGCCTGTCTGTGGAGACCCAGAAGTGTTTCCAGTGTCTATCCCTAACTGCAGAAGCTATTTCCACCACAGGCCTTCAGGAAGACTACTTCCTAATCATGCACCTAGTCAACTTGGCTGTCTCATGGGAAGAGGTGATGCCCATTTCTGCAGTTGGGAGCGCTCTGTCATCTAGCTCATTGTTCTGATAAGGAAGAAATGGATGCTGTTTGTGTCCATTCAGCAGTCCAGGGACATCACTCTACTTTAA
Coding sequences:
- the Fbf1 gene encoding fas-binding factor 1 isoform X1, producing MSAAAGFLPRPAKALKTKKGLKGSIDDVLGDLLGDDTTLLEKPVEPASRARDTASVPQWPASKAKARSLPKDSVEGPLGADAEVSSVSDADPQVFLQNMKDLDSMDDDLFGQMKSHPPSGKGPAKGSGKEVPSNPKPADTLTANEKGDTIATKKPPLPSSNFGLQYKKFSFEDFEDPLAGLLSDEEEETAKKPPIVESKPASKSPSMAASQGPSVPLTPGDTPIRKKELLFDEGDDIMTTLGFEDSPKAERKKTGDQEGPLPARSKLDELLGRGTAAKLLARPGAGEHKEFKLDKKYQKPKDKEDSWDDEILTFGAYQPTVASSEGRQSRRQSVSRFLGEGGSDLKGEPSFKQSPPPASSPIHPRRGGADWLGLKDDDLALKDDDPSPVQKAQQEDSAILTPSLAPTTNQHSAPEPHSVPAGLPSATKPAAKGARPSTKASQASPKTSEEKDDDWLSHVISQKKSHGLAREEHAAPSKSLNSLGSSGQTPSSSQPVASTQALEQPAAGEASGAATQGIAAVRPGVTGSAMSWSPATTVLPVGDPKTGMASASGDFSSREPAVYVPHSQDRTGLSVPVQPLLPESVMQSLLPGSGYQKQLLAAQGQFPSSTAQLQVELLQSQTKLAKLEAQVRKLELERTQHSMLLESLQQRHQADLELIEDAHRSRVKVLEASYQQREEQLRREKESLSAQHASYCREAEQARAELIAQHQRQLALAAQEKDQEVARLRELQQASILEMRKDHEHQLQRLKMLKDQEIDAVTSATSHTRSLNGIIEQMEKFSSSLNVLSSRVEASHLTTSQERELGIRQQDEQLRALQERLGRQQRDMEEERSRLQEVIGKMEVRLSEQSRLLEQERWRVAAEKSKAESAQRSLEEQRKVMVQQLSMEREELERAKSALLEEQKSVMNKCGEERRRLAAEWAEYFTQQKLSKERAEREAERALHADSQREGTIISLTKEQAELTVRACELRAKEEKLAAEREALERERQELRLEKDRLHKASLRLQARAQELEHVSKVASKKYEEGEQALQEAQQMQSEQQGRLQAVQRQQEWLRQQEQRMHQEHLSLAQQRLQLDRVRQDVPSSLPGLRSTVQGPAVASLDAIQAPAPTIPQRSQTPAASVSTHLLAKLLLLKHTAEQDHDFLENEQFFLETLKKAPYNMAYHSA
- the Fbf1 gene encoding fas-binding factor 1 isoform X2 translates to MSAAAGFLPRPAKALKTKKGLKGSIDDVLGDLLGDDTTLLEKPVEPASRARDTASVPQWPASKAKARSLPKDSVEGPLGADAEVSSVSDADPQVFLQNMKDLDSMDDDLFGQMKSHPPSGKGPAKGSGKEVPSNPKPADTLTANEKGDTIATKKPPLPSSNFGLQYKKFSFEDFEDPLAGLLSDEEEETAKKPPIVESKPASKSPSMAASQGPSVPLTPGDTPIRKKELLFDEGDDIMTTLGFEDSPKAERKKTGDQEGPLPARSKLDELLGRGTAAKLLARPGAGEHKEFKLDKKYQKPKDKEDSWDDEILTFGAYQPTVASSEGRQSRRQSVRFLGEGGSDLKGEPSFKQSPPPASSPIHPRRGGADWLGLKDDDLALKDDDPSPVQKAQQEDSAILTPSLAPTTNQHSAPEPHSVPAGLPSATKPAAKGARPSTKASQASPKTSEEKDDDWLSHVISQKKSHGLAREEHAAPSKSLNSLGSSGQTPSSSQPVASTQALEQPAAGEASGAATQGIAAVRPGVTGSAMSWSPATTVLPVGDPKTGMASASGDFSSREPAVYVPHSQDRTGLSVPVQPLLPESVMQSLLPGSGYQKQLLAAQGQFPSSTAQLQVELLQSQTKLAKLEAQVRKLELERTQHSMLLESLQQRHQADLELIEDAHRSRVKVLEASYQQREEQLRREKESLSAQHASYCREAEQARAELIAQHQRQLALAAQEKDQEVARLRELQQASILEMRKDHEHQLQRLKMLKDQEIDAVTSATSHTRSLNGIIEQMEKFSSSLNVLSSRVEASHLTTSQERELGIRQQDEQLRALQERLGRQQRDMEEERSRLQEVIGKMEVRLSEQSRLLEQERWRVAAEKSKAESAQRSLEEQRKVMVQQLSMEREELERAKSALLEEQKSVMNKCGEERRRLAAEWAEYFTQQKLSKERAEREAERALHADSQREGTIISLTKEQAELTVRACELRAKEEKLAAEREALERERQELRLEKDRLHKASLRLQARAQELEHVSKVASKKYEEGEQALQEAQQMQSEQQGRLQAVQRQQEWLRQQEQRMHQEHLSLAQQRLQLDRVRQDVPSSLPGLRSTVQGPAVASLDAIQAPAPTIPQRSQTPAASVSTHLLAKLLLLKHTAEQDHDFLENEQFFLETLKKAPYNMAYHSA